The genomic window CAGGCTTCGCCGCTCCTTGCGACCATACTGAACGATCTTGGCATTCTTTTGGGGTTCAAGCGGCAGGATCGAGACGCGCTGGTCGCATTTCAGGAAAGCCTGACCCACGCGCACAATGCCGACCTTCACTTGCTTGCGGCGACAGCCCGGACGAACGCCGCGCGTGTCTTGTTGCGAGTCAACCAGCCGACCGACAGCCGCCTCGCCCTTGACGCAGCGCTCACTCAATTGCAGGACGTGATCCCCCCTTCCAGAAATACAGCACTCGGGCTGATCGGCATCGCGTTGGCCTACCAGCGACTGATTCCTCACCTGCCGCAGGAGCGCGATCCTCTTGCGCTGAGAACCGCCGGCGCGCTCCAGGAAGCGGCCGCCATCGCCGAGCGACAAGGCGACAAGAGAACGCTGTCCTATGCTCTCGGGCATCTTGGCCGTCTCTACGAAACAGAATTTCGCATGGACGAAGCACTGCGGCTCACCAGACGGGCGATCTTCTCCGCGCAATCCGTGGATGCTCCGGAATCGCTCTATCGCTGGCAATGGCAATTGGGGCGCCAGCTGGCGGCAACCGGACAGCCGGATAAGGCCATCGATTCCTATCGGCAAGCGGCCTCGACACTTCACCCGATTCGCGTCGAGGTAACCAGAGCCTCGTTCGAAGATCCGACAGCCGACCAGGACAGCGTCAAACCGTTGTTCTTCGAACTGGCCGACCTGCTGCTGCAGCGGGCATCGCTCACTGGTGACAACCACGCGGTGGAGGACTCTCTCTTCGCCGCTCGCGATGCGATCGAAGCCTATAAAACGGCCGAGTTGCGAGACTACTTCAAGGATGATTGCGTCGACGCCGTGCGGTCCAAGCTTGCCCTGTTGGATCGGCTGTCATCGGACACCGCCGTCGTCTATCCCATCATGTTCAGTTCCCGGCTGGAACTGCTCATAAGCCTACCGACGGGACTCACGCGCATCGCTGTGCCCGTGACAGCCGATCGTCTGACTCTGGAAATCCGCGCGTTTCGTCGATTGGTGGAAAAACGCACCACCCGAGAATATCTGCCCCACGCCCGACAGTTGTACGATTGGCTTGTGCGGCCATTGGAGACGGACCTCTCTCGACTCGGGATCACGACATTGGTGTTCGTGCCGGACAGCGCTCTACGGACGATTCCTTTGGCGGCGCTTCACGACGGCTCGTCCTTCCTGATCGATAAATTCGCCCTCGCGATGACCCCCGGCCTGACCTTGACCGATCCACGGCCGCTGAACCGCGATAAGTTGCGGTTCCTTGCCGCCGGCTTGACGAAGTCCGTGCAAGGATTCCCTCCCCTTCCCTACGTCGCCGAGGAGGTGGCTTCGATCGAGCAACTGTATAAAGGCGATCAACTCCTCAACAGCGACTTTCAAGCCACCAGGCTGGAAAAAGAATTGCGTGACGGACGGTATGGGGCCTTGCATATTGCGACACACGGTAAATTTTCCACCGACGCGAACGATTCGTTTCTCCTGACCTTCGACGGCAAGTTGACGATACAATCACTCGACCAATTGGTCGGTCTTTTTCGATTTCGGCAAGAGCCGTTGGAACTGTTGACCTTGAGCGCCTGTCAGACCGGGGTCGGCGACGATCGCGCGGCGCTCGGCCTGGCCGGCGTGGCCCTCAAGGCCGGCGCCCGCAGCGCGCTGGCCACTCTGTGGTTTATCAATGACGAAGCGGCGGCGGCATTGGTTTCCGAATTTTATCGCCAGCTGCGGAATCCGTCTCTATCCAAAGCCGTGGCACTCCAGCGCGCGCAAATGAAATTATTGAGCGACCGAGTGTACGAACACCCGGCCTACTGGTCGCCGTTTCTGTTGCTCAATAATTGGCTGTGAGAAGGAGCGTCGCCATGAGATATGTGTTGACATTGGGGCTGAGTCTTCTGCTGACCGTCTCGGGAATGCCTATCCTGGACGCCGCAGACGGAGCGATAACGGTAACGACCGCTGAACGGGATGACGAGCAGCTTCCCGTCTATGCACCGCCGAAAAAACTGACCCCTCGCGCTCGAGTCGGCGGGACATTGCGGGGAACGGATAGCAGTGAACCGGAACTCGTCGCCTTGGTGCCCGACCATGTCGGATTGACCGTCAAGCAAACACCGACCCTGAACTGGTACCTTTCAAAACCGACCACTTATCCGCTACGATTTACGCTCAATGACACTCAAAAAATCATTCCGATCTACGAAGGCTCCCTCCCCATTCCGACGCAAGCAGGGGTTCAATCCATCGATCTCAAAAGACTGGGACTGACACTCGAACCCAACGTCCAATATCGATGGTTTGTGTCGGCCAGCCCCAATGCTGAGTCCCCCTCCAGGGATATCGTCGCCGGCGGGATGATCGAGCGATGTGAGTTCAGCGAATGTCTGACGGTGACCTCGGTGAATGTGAGCTGTGACCGGGACAGTGTCCGCACGAATGCCCTCATCGGGTTCTGGTATGACGCAATGGGTTGCGTGTGTTCTCTGATCGAAAAGGAACCAAATGATCCGTCGCTTCGCAGGCTGCGCGCAGCCCTCCTGAGACAGGTGGGACTCAACGGGGTGGCAGACTGGGATCTGCGTTCGATTCAGAGTCATACCAAATAGCCGCTTGCATGCCTTTGTACCATAGCCTCAGCCGACTGAATCTATTTTGATTCAGCATGAATACATTTAGATTCACCATCCGTCTCAGATCCGTGGCCGAAGCATCATCTCATATCAAGATTCGCTAGGGTCCCGCACGAATAATTTCCCCACTGCGGCTGTTGGCGATCAAGACGCTGATGGCATGTGGCTTGCCATATGAAACAGAACTCACGTGGAGAGGTGTGTCTCGCCTCGCTGAATCGGCGAAGCGGGCGCACCCTGGTTGGACGAGTGAATGGTACGATATCGGCAAATCTTCTCTCTTGCTTGCCTATCCTTTGTCGCCATTGTCTTGTTGATGTTGTTCCCCGTCGCTGCCCGGGCAGAAGACCGCAAGAACACATCGGGCGCGCCGCTCGACCAGGGCATCCCCGTCGAGCTCCAACTGCTCAAAGAGGAAGAGACGGTCAGCATCGCGTCGCGCTATGAACAGCCGATCTCTCAAGCGCCGTCGAATGTCTATGTGATCACCGACGAGGATATCCGCCATTCGGGCGCCACTGACCTTCCGACGATTTTACGCCGTGTCCCGGGGATCGAGGTCATGCAGGTCACGGGAGCCGACTTCAACGTCAGTATTCGCGGAGACAATCAGTTGAACGCCAACAAGTTGTTGGTGATGGTCGACGGACGATCGATCTATGTCGACATGCAGGGCGGGTTGTCTTGGAAGAATATTCCGGTGACGTTGCCGGAGATTAAACGCATTGAGGTATTGAAAGGCCCTGCGTCGGTGATCTATGGGTTCAATGCTTTCGACGGGGTCGTCAACATCATCACCAAGTCCCCGAACGAGATCAACGGGACGACGGTTCAGCTTGGTGGAGGTGAGCTGGGCACGATTTCGAGCGCCGCCATCCATGCCGGCACACAGGGCCAATTCGGATATCGGCTTTCGTTCGGTCATGACCAGAATGCGCAATGGCGCAATCGAGACGCCTTGGCGTTTCAAAACAACAAAGTTCACGTCCAAACAGACTATGCGGTAACGGCCGACTCTCGGATACGACTCTCCGGGGGGTGGGCCGACGCCACTCGCTACGATGGCCCGGTGTTCAACCTACAAACTCCGTCGACTCCACTCACGCAAAGCTTTGCCGACATCGGTTACGAACGCCCGAACTTCTATATTCGCGGCTGGTGGACACAAAACGACATCAACGCAGACCTCATCATGCACCCGTTTCTGAACAATCGATTGCAAGAGGTCAACCAATTCGGCGAACGCAGCCTTGCCTTCCTGACCAATACCTATAATGTCGAAGCACAACACAGTCTGGACCTGTGGTCGAATAACCGGCTCACCTATGGAACCAATTATCGTCTCAATACCGTTTCAGGAAACGGCGTGGCCAATACCGGCGAGGAAACCCGCTTCGGCCTCTATCTCCAAGACGAATGGAGATTCACGGACCGCTTCAGCGCGACCGCCGGTGTCCGCTACGACCTGAATTCCTTCATCAACCCGACCATCAGTCCGCGTCTCGCGCTGCTCTATATCATTGCGCCTGAGCACACCCTTCGAGCGACGGTATCCGTCGCCTATCGGCCACCGACACTCTTTGAACGTGAAAGCATCGCGCGGTTCGTGACCACGCTTCCGCCGCCGTTCCCCTCTCCATCACCTTTTCCGCTTGTGGGATCGCAAACGCTCAAGCCGGAGCAGATCGTCTCGTACGATCTTGGCTATCAAGGGTGGTGGTTCAAACACCGTCTGCGCGTGCGAGCCGATCTCTTCTTCAACCATATTTCCGATTTGATCAACTTCGTCTCCGTCGGAACAACACGCACGTTTGCCAACGGAGGGATAGCCGACATTTATGGTGGGGAAATCGGCGTCGAGTTCTTGGCGACTCCGTGGCTCAACGGATTTGCGAATGTCTCCTACCAGGAGATCGGTCAGACATTCGTGGGAACCAGTCGGAGAGGCGCTCCTGCGTGGAAGGTGAATGCCGGGTTGCGGGGTGAGTGGGATAACGGCCTCAGCGGCGAGGCAACCGTTCATTACGTGTCTGGAGCGACCTATCCCGTCGTCGGGACCTACCAAACGCTCGCGCCGTTCGGGGCGACAGTGCCGAATTCCCGTGTGGACGGCTACACCTTGCTTAACCTTCGAGGCGCCTACAAATTCTGGAAACAGAAAGCTGCCGGGGGATACCTGCGGGACGCCGAAGTGGCGGTTTCCGGGTTTAACTCATTGAACGACAGACACACCGAACATCCCTTAGGGAATATGATCGGCAGCCGCGTCATGGGGTGGTTGACGGTGCGGTTTTAGCCTGGTGGTTTCAAGTCCCAGTGCGCGGGGTTGCTCATAGCTGGCTCAATTACCGAGGCGCGCATGGCACGATATCGGCAAATCTTCTCTCTTGCTTGCCTATCCTTCGTCGCCATTGCCTTGTCGATGCTGTGCCCCGTCGCTGCCCGGGCAGAAGACAGCAAGAACAAATCGGGCGCCCCGCTCGATCATGGCATCCCTGTCGAACTGCAACTGCTCAAAGAAGAAGAGACGGTCAGCATCGCGTCGCGCTACGAGCAGCCGATCTCTCAGGCCCCGTCGAACGTCTATGTGATCACCGACGAGGACATCCGAATGTCCGGAGCGGCGGACCTCCCCACCATCCTTCGCCGAATCCCTGGGATGGAAGTCATGCAAATGAGCGGTGCCGAATTCAATGTGAGTGCACGTGGCAATAACCAACCGCTTGCCAACAAGCTGCTCGTCATGGTGGACGGTCGCTCGATTTATGTGGATGCCCAGGGTCTTACGTATTGGAAGTTACTGCCCATTACCTTGCCAGAAATCAAGCGGATCGAGGTCCTCAAGGGGCCTGCTTCAGCAGTCTACGGATTTAATGCGTTTGATGGGATCATTTCAATCACCACGAAATCTCCGGCGGAAATGCGAGGCGCGACGCTGCAATTCGGCGGCGGAGACGTGGGCACCCTGAGCGGCGCTGCCGTTTACGCCAATGTGGTGAACAAACTCGGCTACCGTCTGTCAGTCGGCCACGACCAACATGGCCAATGGAGAAATCACGATGCACTAGCCTTCCGTTCAAATAAATTCAACGTTTCCACTGAATACGCCCTCACAGAAGACTCTCGACTGGTAATCAATGGTGGACTCGCAAACGCAAACCGGTTTGACGGCAATATTGGAGAATCTACCATGAATGCCGGTTCATCCTCGCAGCGCTATGCCTCAATTGCTTATGAGCGCTCTCATTTCTTTCTACGTGCCAACTGGACAGGGTTCTCCGACTCTACGGATATTATGTTTAATCCGCTCGTCGCCTCATTCATCAAACTTTTTAATCTGACGGGAGAGCCACTCTCGCGCAATGATAGCCGGTCCAATACCTACAACCTGGAAGCTCAGCATTCATTGGCACTGACCCCCTCTAATCTCCTGACATACGGTGCTAACTATCGGCGCAACACCTTGGACCACCAATTCATATCGCAGCCAGGCCGTGAGGATCGTTTTGGAGTGTACCTCCAAGATGAATGGAGCATGTCCACTTCTCTCAGCCTTATCGCCGGTGCGCGCTATGATCTCCATAGTGAAATCAATGGCACGTGGAGTCCACGCGCGGCGCTGCTTTATAAGCCTACCCCTAACCATGTGTTCCGGCTTGGACTATCGGTGGCTTACCGTCCCCCTACAATGCATGAGTCATTGGCTACGTCTCAAGCAGTCATCACATTACCATCACCAGCCAATTCACCTCCTCCAACTATCCTACGGCCCTCTTCGAATCTTGATCCTGAACGGATCATTTCCTATGAACTCGGCTACCAAGGCTGGTTCTGGGCGCACCGGCTGCGACTTCGCGGCAATCTCTTTTTCAATCACATTACTGATCTTATCAACTCCATCACGGTGTCACCCGGAGTCGCCTCCTATGTCAACATTCCAGGCCAGGCGGATATCTACGGAGGCGAGATCGGCATTGAAGCACTGCTCACGCAATGGCTTACCGGCTTTGCGAACGTCACCTACCAAGATGTCGGACAGTCGTTTATCGATACGAGTCAACGGGGGGTGCCCCATTGGATCGCCAATGCCGGATTGCGAGGCAACTTGGGCACGACGTGGAACGGCGAGCTGCTGTTTCATCATGTCGCCGGCGCCGACTATCCGCTGACCAACACCATTTTACAGCTGGCTCCACTCAGTGGAATGGGCCCTCCAAATCAGACAGTCAGCAGCTATAACTTGCTGAACCTCCGACTCGGGTATCGGTTCTGGCAAGAAGCAGCGGCGGCCGGTTATCGCCGCGAGGCGGAGGCCGCAGTATCTGTGTTCAACGCGCTCAACGACACGCACAAAGAGCATCCCTTGGGCGATCTCATCGGAAGCCGCGTCATGGGGTGGCTGACGGTGCGTTATTAGC from Candidatus Nitrospira nitrificans includes these protein-coding regions:
- a CDS encoding CHAT domain-containing protein, whose translation is MPNVQSRPTFNQPRYLFIFCRTCLFLLLSALLFTVTRSESHEASSSTDSVMKEGGRYFERGALSEALSHWKQAADLYKNEGNKPAQVEALVLSAQASMGLGQSKQALQSLELALSLARKSDDPLAEASVLGQLGRTYSTLRQLPEASEYLQQALTLAKQRQASPLLATILNDLGILLGFKRQDRDALVAFQESLTHAHNADLHLLAATARTNAARVLLRVNQPTDSRLALDAALTQLQDVIPPSRNTALGLIGIALAYQRLIPHLPQERDPLALRTAGALQEAAAIAERQGDKRTLSYALGHLGRLYETEFRMDEALRLTRRAIFSAQSVDAPESLYRWQWQLGRQLAATGQPDKAIDSYRQAASTLHPIRVEVTRASFEDPTADQDSVKPLFFELADLLLQRASLTGDNHAVEDSLFAARDAIEAYKTAELRDYFKDDCVDAVRSKLALLDRLSSDTAVVYPIMFSSRLELLISLPTGLTRIAVPVTADRLTLEIRAFRRLVEKRTTREYLPHARQLYDWLVRPLETDLSRLGITTLVFVPDSALRTIPLAALHDGSSFLIDKFALAMTPGLTLTDPRPLNRDKLRFLAAGLTKSVQGFPPLPYVAEEVASIEQLYKGDQLLNSDFQATRLEKELRDGRYGALHIATHGKFSTDANDSFLLTFDGKLTIQSLDQLVGLFRFRQEPLELLTLSACQTGVGDDRAALGLAGVALKAGARSALATLWFINDEAAAALVSEFYRQLRNPSLSKAVALQRAQMKLLSDRVYEHPAYWSPFLLLNNWL
- a CDS encoding DUF928 domain-containing protein is translated as MRYVLTLGLSLLLTVSGMPILDAADGAITVTTAERDDEQLPVYAPPKKLTPRARVGGTLRGTDSSEPELVALVPDHVGLTVKQTPTLNWYLSKPTTYPLRFTLNDTQKIIPIYEGSLPIPTQAGVQSIDLKRLGLTLEPNVQYRWFVSASPNAESPSRDIVAGGMIERCEFSECLTVTSVNVSCDRDSVRTNALIGFWYDAMGCVCSLIEKEPNDPSLRRLRAALLRQVGLNGVADWDLRSIQSHTK
- a CDS encoding TonB-dependent receptor plug domain-containing protein, which translates into the protein MVRYRQIFSLACLSFVAIVLLMLFPVAARAEDRKNTSGAPLDQGIPVELQLLKEEETVSIASRYEQPISQAPSNVYVITDEDIRHSGATDLPTILRRVPGIEVMQVTGADFNVSIRGDNQLNANKLLVMVDGRSIYVDMQGGLSWKNIPVTLPEIKRIEVLKGPASVIYGFNAFDGVVNIITKSPNEINGTTVQLGGGELGTISSAAIHAGTQGQFGYRLSFGHDQNAQWRNRDALAFQNNKVHVQTDYAVTADSRIRLSGGWADATRYDGPVFNLQTPSTPLTQSFADIGYERPNFYIRGWWTQNDINADLIMHPFLNNRLQEVNQFGERSLAFLTNTYNVEAQHSLDLWSNNRLTYGTNYRLNTVSGNGVANTGEETRFGLYLQDEWRFTDRFSATAGVRYDLNSFINPTISPRLALLYIIAPEHTLRATVSVAYRPPTLFERESIARFVTTLPPPFPSPSPFPLVGSQTLKPEQIVSYDLGYQGWWFKHRLRVRADLFFNHISDLINFVSVGTTRTFANGGIADIYGGEIGVEFLATPWLNGFANVSYQEIGQTFVGTSRRGAPAWKVNAGLRGEWDNGLSGEATVHYVSGATYPVVGTYQTLAPFGATVPNSRVDGYTLLNLRGAYKFWKQKAAGGYLRDAEVAVSGFNSLNDRHTEHPLGNMIGSRVMGWLTVRF
- a CDS encoding TonB-dependent receptor plug domain-containing protein, translating into MARYRQIFSLACLSFVAIALSMLCPVAARAEDSKNKSGAPLDHGIPVELQLLKEEETVSIASRYEQPISQAPSNVYVITDEDIRMSGAADLPTILRRIPGMEVMQMSGAEFNVSARGNNQPLANKLLVMVDGRSIYVDAQGLTYWKLLPITLPEIKRIEVLKGPASAVYGFNAFDGIISITTKSPAEMRGATLQFGGGDVGTLSGAAVYANVVNKLGYRLSVGHDQHGQWRNHDALAFRSNKFNVSTEYALTEDSRLVINGGLANANRFDGNIGESTMNAGSSSQRYASIAYERSHFFLRANWTGFSDSTDIMFNPLVASFIKLFNLTGEPLSRNDSRSNTYNLEAQHSLALTPSNLLTYGANYRRNTLDHQFISQPGREDRFGVYLQDEWSMSTSLSLIAGARYDLHSEINGTWSPRAALLYKPTPNHVFRLGLSVAYRPPTMHESLATSQAVITLPSPANSPPPTILRPSSNLDPERIISYELGYQGWFWAHRLRLRGNLFFNHITDLINSITVSPGVASYVNIPGQADIYGGEIGIEALLTQWLTGFANVTYQDVGQSFIDTSQRGVPHWIANAGLRGNLGTTWNGELLFHHVAGADYPLTNTILQLAPLSGMGPPNQTVSSYNLLNLRLGYRFWQEAAAAGYRREAEAAVSVFNALNDTHKEHPLGDLIGSRVMGWLTVRY